The segment TAACAATTGCAGTGCAAAAATTTGAACCAATAATAAGAGGGTTAAAATAAGTTGCGTTCGTTTTTTTTGCATAGCGTAAACTTACAAAGTAAATTGATTACCGCATAATTTTTAATGCGACTCTAAAACCTTAATTTTGTGTTTTTAATACAGAAATTACTATGAACGAAGAAATAAGAAACTTAGAACCAAAAGAACTTTGGAACAAATTTGCCGATTTAAACGCTGTACCGCGACCTTCAAAAAAAGAGGAACGTGTTATCGCTTTTATGAAAGATTTCGGTAAAAAATTAAATCTTGAAACCATTGAAGACGAAGTAGGGAATGTTATTATTCGTAAGCCTGCTACTGAAGGAATGGAAGACAGAAAACCCATCGTGATGCAATCGCATTTAGATATGGTGCATCAAAAAAATAACGATACGGAGTTCGATTTTGATACCCAAGGAATCGATATGTATGTAGATGACGATTGGGTGCGTGCTAAAGGAACAACCTTAGGAGCCGATAACGGCTTAGGCGTTGCCACGATTATGGCAATTTTAGAAAGTAATACTATTGCGCATCCAGAATTGGAAGCACTTTTTACGATAGACGAAGAAACTGGAATGACCGGTGCCAAAGGATTAAAAGGAGGAATATTACAAGGCGATATTCTTTTAAACTTAGATACCGAAGAAGATGATGAAATAGGCGTAGGCTGTGCCGGTGGCGTAGATATTACGGCCACTAAAACATATTCTGAAGAAAAAGCTCCTTCCAATACCGAAATGCTTACAATTACCGTAAAAGGATTGCGTGGCGGTCATAGTGGGATGGATATCATTAAAGGATTGGGGAATGCCAATAAATTAATGAATCGCGTTTTATATGCTACACGAGACTTTATTCATATAGCCTCAGTTGCTGGAGGGAGTTTGCGAAATGCAATTCCAAGAGAGAGTGTAGCGGTTGTAGCAGTTGCTTCCGATAAAATGGATGCATTTACTTCTGAACTTGAAACGGCAACCAACAAAATAAAAGAAGAATACAAGAACCTAGAGCCAGAATTAACCATTACTACGGAAAAAACTTCTGAAGCATCTAAAAAGGTGATGGATAGTACTTCTCAAAAGGAATTTATTCAAGCTATCTACGCAGCACATAATGGGGTGTATAGAATGAGTCCAGAGATTGAAGATTTAGTGGAAACTTCTAATAACATTGCTAAGATTACGGTTGAAAACGGAACAATTGAAGTATTGTGTTTAACGCGTTCTTCGGTAGAATCGTCAAGAGATGATTTAGCCAATACGTTACAAGCTGTTTTTGAAATGGCAGGTTTTACGGTTGACTTTTCTGGGGAATATCCTGGTTGGGCGCCAAATATGGAAAGCTCTATTGTAAAATTATTAGATTCTTTATATGAAGAAATGAATGGCGAACGTGCTGAAGTTGCTGCGTGCCACGCCGGTTTAGAATGTGGTATTTTAGGGCAGAATTACCCTGAAATGGAAATGATTTCCTTTGGACCAACCATTCGCGGAGCACATTCACCAGATGAGCGTGCAAGTATTTCATCTGCACAGAAATATTGGAAATTTGTATTAGAAGCGTTAAAGCGTATTCCGAAGAAATAAAATACATACTTCTTCCCATTAAAAAAGCCTCTTGAATTAATTCAAGAGGCTTTTTTTTATATGTTTTAGATTGCTGTTTATTCTACAACTTCCACCAATTCTAATTCAAAAATCAAATCGGCATTTCCTGGAATTAATGGCGGATAACCTCTTTGTCCATAACCTAAGTGTGATGGAATGAACACAGTGGCTTTATCACCTACGCTCAGTTGCATTAATCCTTCTCTAAAACCTGGAATTAATTTTGCTTCTGTGCTATATTGTGTTTCAACTGGTTTGTATTGTTGAGCTGCTTTACGGGCTTCATCTACGGTTTCAAATTGTTCAGAAATCTCTAATATGTTAGAATCAAATAAACGACCATCATCGAAATAGCCTGCATAGTTCATTAAAACTTTGCTTCCTTCTTTTGGTTTTTCACCATCACCTTTTGTATTGTAGTATATTTTAATACCTGAAGGTAATTCTTCTGCTTCTCCACGAAGTTTATCAAAACCTAAAGCTTTCTCTTTAGCTACTTTAGCAATTCGCTCTTCTTTTTCTTTCTTTTCCTTCTCAATCTTCTCCATTTTTTCAGTGAACTGAGATACCTTAGTATTCCCTTTGTTGATGATATTCACTTCTTTCATAAAAATGGAGTCCTTTGGTTTATCACCAGGCTTAATAGTTTCAACCATTCCGATTGAATCTACTACTTCTTGTCCTTTTACTATTTCACCAAAAACAGTATGGCGACCATCTAACCAAGGGGTTGGTTTTAAAGTGATGAAAAACTGACTTCCATTAGTAGCAGGACCAGAGTTAGCCATAGATAAAATTCCTTTTTTATCGTGTTTTAATGAATCTACAATTTCGTCAGGAAAACGGTAACCGGGATTTCCTTGGCCGGTTCCTTCTGGGTCTCCACCTTGAATCATAAAATCTTTGATTACACGGTGAAACGTTAATCCATTGTAGAATTTTTTTCCTTTATAGATAGAATCAACCATTCCATTGGTTCCTTCTGCCAAAGATACAAAGTTGGCAACGGTTAATGGAGCTTGTTCATTGTGTAACTCTGCAACAAAGGTTCCTTTGTTAGTTACAAATTCTGCATAAACACCGTCTTTTAAATCGGGGTATTTGCTTTTGCATGCTACAAAAGTGAGTGATATTAATAAAAATAATAACGTGAATTTTTTCATGGTTACTTTTAGTTTTCTTGGTTTTGTTTGATTGTTTTTAAGGTTACGGTACTTTTAACAGGAATATTAGTTCCTAATTTACTTTCTATTCCATAATATCCAAATGCTTTGTATGAAGGAAATAAAAACGTCACCGTTTCGCCTTCTTGCATCAGTTTTATTCCATCACGGATTCCGGAAATTAAATCTTGGTTGGTTTGGTCTACTTTATAGCGTTGCAACCCAACTTCTTCTTCAGTAAGGATTGTTTTTCCGCTTAAATCTTTAATGTTATAGGTAAAAGTAACATCGTCACCTAACTTAGGTTTATTTTCAACAATGCTATCTTTGGTGTTATAATAATACCAAAAACCACTATCTGAAGCAATGTAGTCTTTTGTAGTATCGGTATCAACTATTTTTTGGATGTATTCTTTCTCCTCATCATATAAAGCCTTATTACGTTGCGCAGATTCATGTATAAACGTGCCAGATGATTGATGTACTGGTCTTCTAGCTTCGGGGCTTTTACAAGAAAAAGCAAAGATGAAAAGAATAAATAAAGAGGCTATATTACGAAGCATCTGTAAGATCATTTTTATATTTAGGCAATATACTAATAAATTCACTAATTGTTTTAGATAAGGACAAGGTGCTTCTTCCGCCGGCTGCATTAGTATGTCCGCCACCATTATAATGTTCGCGAGCTAATGTATTTACCGAAAAATCACCTTTACTGCGCAATGACATTTTTATAATGTTATCTTGCTTATTTTCAATAAATATAATGGCAAATTTAACTCCTTTTATGGAGAGGGCGTAATTGACAAAGCCTTCGGTATCGCCTTTTTTAAAATTGTGTTTATCTAATTCTTTTTGAGACAGCGTAATATATGCCGTGTTGTATTCAGGCATGATATTGAGATTATTTAAGGCTACTCCCAATAGTTTCATGCGGTCGGGACTGTTTACATCATAAATGTTCTCGTGTATTTGAGAGTTATTGGCACCCACTTCTATTAAATGGGCTATTACGCGATGTGTTTTGGCCGTGGTAGACGGAAATCGAAACGAACCAGTGTCAGTCATAATCCCGGTATATAAATGTGTAGAAACCTCTAAACAAAGCGCTCCTAGTTCATCCATGGCATCTATAAAATGATAAACCATTTCACAAGTAGAACTCATGGATACGTCACTATAGGTTATAATAGCATAATCATCAGGTTCTTGGTGATGATCTATCATTACAAACTTTGCATCACAGTCTTCGAGAAACTGTTCCATATTCCCAGCACGGTTTAAGGCATTAAAGTCTAGGGTAAAGATTAAATTTGCGTTGTTTATGGTTTCAATGCTTTTATCAGTGTCTTTATCATGGATGATAATATCATCACAACCAGGTAACCACTTTAAAAATTCAGGAAAATCATTTGGCATGATCACATCGGCTTTGTGACCTAATCTATTTAAGAAGAAAGACAATCCTAAACACGATCCAATGGCATCTCCATCAGGGTTTTTATGGCCTACAACAACTATTTTTTGTGGTGAGGCAAGTAGTTTTTTTACTTGTTCGGTAATTTCAGTATTCATATACAGCGAAGATACAATTTAATAACATTTAAGTTTGCCACTTTTATTATTTTTGAAACTGAAAATCATCCACGATGAAAAAAATACTTTTACTAGTTTCACTTCTAGTTGTTATAAGTTGTAAAGAAGCGGAGCAAGTTGTTTCTTCAGAAAAGAAAACTGAAACCACCCCGTTTACTATGGTTTTTGCCAGTTGCAATGATCAAGACCGCGAACAGCCGCTTTGGCAACCTATTATAAATACTGAACCAGATCTTTTTATATGGGGTGGTGACAATGTTTATGCCGATACAGATGACATGGGAAAAATGGCTTCAGATTATAGTAAAATATGGGCCAATAAAGAATATCAAACAATAGCAGAAAATACCGATATAATCGCTACTTGGGATGACCACGACTACGGAAAAAACGATGCGGGGAAAGAATGGCATAAAAAAGAAGAAGCGCAACAGGTTTTTCTCGATTTCTTAAAACTCCCGAAGGATGACCCAAGAAGAAAACGAGAAGGTGTTTACCACTCACAAACTTTCACTACAGACAATGGAAGTGTAAAGGTTATTTTACTAGATACTCGCTATTTTAGAGGTCCTTTAAAAGAGAATCCAAATCCCGAAAATGAGTATGAACGTTACATACCTTGGCAAGAAGACGAGGGTGGAAGTATTTTGGGTGAAGAACAATGGAGATGGTTTGAAAATGAATTAGAAGATGATACAGCAGATTTTACCGTAATTGTAAGTAGCATTCAGTTTTTAAGCAATCAACACGGATTTGAAAAATGGGCGAATCACCCTTCTGAAGTAAAGAAAATGTATAGTGTACTAAAAGGCGCTAAAGCAAATAATATTTTAATACTTAGTGGCGACCGTCATCATGCAGAAGTTTCAGTAACAGAAGTTGCTGGATTAGATGATCTTTTAGTAGATTTTACAAGTAGTGGGTTAACCCATACATGGCCGGGAACACCTATGGATAATAATCCATATCGAGTGGGCGAAGGAACCAAGCAATTAAATTTTGGTGTGTTGTATTTTGACTTTGTCAATGAGAAAGTTAGCTATCAAATACGAGGTGAAAATAATGTTTTATATGAAGAATTTGTGCAGCAATATTAAACTATTGTAAAGTTCTTGTTTTTGAAATGTATTTAGCTATTTTTGCACAAAATTTAAAAAAACATGAGAACAGATAGAACGTTTACTATGTTAAAGCCTGATAGTGTTGAAAAAGGACACATTGGAGCTATTCTTGAAAAAATTACCGCTTCTGGTTTTAAAATCGTAGCGATGAAATTAACGCAAATGACCACAGCAGATGCTGAGGAATTTTATGCTATTCATAAAGAACGTCCGTTTTTTGGCGAATTAGTTGAATACATGACACGCGGGCCTATCGTTTCTGCTGTACTTGAAAAAGACAATGCTGTAGAGGATTTCCGTACGCTAATTGGGGCAACAAACCCAGAAGATGCTGCTGAAGGAACTATTCGTAAATTATATGCTGCCTCCATTGGAGAGAATGCAGTACACGGAAGTGACAGCGATGAAAATGCCGAAATTGAAAGTCAATTCCATTTTGCAGGAAGAGAGATTTTTTAATTGGTAACTTTACTTAATTGCAAAAGCCGCTTTTTTAAGCGGCTTTTTTGTTTATCGAAGTATTATTTTTTTAATAAGGTCTTTTCCCAGTTCCTCATTCACCAATTTTATGATTTTTTCTTTGCCATAACTTAGCTCTTCCCGCAACACGGAAGAACTTAATTGCACATATAATACTTCACGTTCCAACTTTATGGCTGTAGTGTATTTTGAAATGGCATTTCCCATAACATTATGCCAAGCTTCTTTAACTGAAACTTTATCTAAGCCATTTTGTAAACGGTTGGCTTCAATAAAGTCCTTTATAACATCGCCCAATGTGCTTTCTTCTTTATTTCTTCTTGCCAAAATAGCTTTTTTTATAGTTTATTCGTCAAATTTAAAGGTACTGAACTTTTTATACTTATAAATGTTTCCGTCCTTGTTTAACACGTGTAATGTGCTGTCTTTAGCTAATAAAACAGTTTCTTTCCAAGTGTCGAAAGGAGTTTTGTAATATAGCTGCAAGCTATCTTGCTCTATTTTAGGAATAAAAGCTTCGGCATCTTTACTTACCTTAAAAGTGCCATCTAATTGTGGGTTCACTTTTTTACGCATCCCTTCCGTGCCATTTACTTCAATAAAATCAATAGTTGTGCTAATATTGTATTCTTTTTTAGTTCCATCAGGAAATTCTACTGATTCAATTTCCCAATAACCAGGGAGATTTTGTAGCTGCTCATCTGGTGATTGTTGAGTGCACGATACAAGTAGTAAAATACTTGTTATAAATAAGATTTTTTTCAACATATTCTCTGAAATTTCATTACAACTCAAACATCTTGTAGGTTTGATGTACTTTTTTAATTACGGCTTCAGTTCGGTCTGCATGGGTGTCACTAATAAATAATTGACCGAAATTTTCATCGTCTACCAACTGTATAATGTGTTCCACCCGTTGTTCGTCTAATTTATCAAAAATATCATCCAATAATAAAATAGGATTTACATTGCTCTGTGCTTTTATAAAATCGAATTGCGCTAACTTTAAGGCAATTAAATACGATTTTTGCTGCCCTTGCGAACCAAATTTTTTAATAGGATGTCCATCAATTTCAAAAACAAGGTCGTCTTTGTGGATTCCGAAATTAGTGTATTGAGTGATTTTATCTTTGGTGATGTTTTCTTTCAGTAAAGTTAATAGATCATTTTCTTTTAACTGACTCTTGTATTCCAATCCTACTGTTTCATTCCCGCTACTAATTGATTTGTATCGATTCAGGAAAATAGGGGTAAATTCTTCTAAAAAAGCAGCTCGTTTGCCGTAAATAAGGGTCCCAAATTCATGAAGCTGTTCATTGTAAATGGAAAGGGTGTCTTGGTTAAAGGTATTGTTGGCGGCAAAATATTTTAATAACGAATTACGCTGCACTAATGTTTTATTATACTTTAATAGGGTGTTTAGGTATTGCGAATCCCCTTGCGAAATAACACCATCCATAAATTTACGTCTAGTACTACTACCTTCTATAATAAGGTCACGATCTGCCGGCGAAATGATAACCAACGGTAAAAACCCAATATGTTCACTAAATTTTTCATAAGCCTTTCCATTACGTTTTATCATTTTTTTCTGGCCTTGCTTGGCACTCACGATTATTTTTTCTTGGCGGTCGCTTTTCTCATAATTTCCTTCAACTACAAAGAAATCGGCATCGTGTTTTATGTTTTGGCTGGTAATAGGGTTAAAATAGCTTTTTCCGAAGGATAAATGATAAATTGCATCGAGTATATTTGTCTTTCCCACCCCATTATGACCTGTGAAACAGTTGATTTTTGGGTCCATTTGAAATGTGATGGCATCAAAATTTTTATAATTGAGTAAGGAAAGTGTGTCTAAAACCATAGATATGAACAAGTTGCGTATTTTTGTGTAACTTGAGTGTTCTTTAGCAAAATTCTGAAAAAATGAGCACAAAATATTATAAAATACTAAATAAATTCCCTTTTTAATTCCATTAAAAATTTTATTTTTGCCCATCATTAAACCAACACTATGGCAACGTACAAGAAACGAGGATACAAACCTAAGACCAAAGCTGAAAAGCAAGAGGCAATTGAAGAAGAAAGCACAACGGCAGAGGTATTTAGTACCTTAGACCAAGGAGCGTCAAGAACCGAAGCATGGGTA is part of the Marixanthomonas ophiurae genome and harbors:
- a CDS encoding nucleoside-diphosphate kinase is translated as MRTDRTFTMLKPDSVEKGHIGAILEKITASGFKIVAMKLTQMTTADAEEFYAIHKERPFFGELVEYMTRGPIVSAVLEKDNAVEDFRTLIGATNPEDAAEGTIRKLYAASIGENAVHGSDSDENAEIESQFHFAGREIF
- a CDS encoding alkaline phosphatase D family protein, giving the protein MKKILLLVSLLVVISCKEAEQVVSSEKKTETTPFTMVFASCNDQDREQPLWQPIINTEPDLFIWGGDNVYADTDDMGKMASDYSKIWANKEYQTIAENTDIIATWDDHDYGKNDAGKEWHKKEEAQQVFLDFLKLPKDDPRRKREGVYHSQTFTTDNGSVKVILLDTRYFRGPLKENPNPENEYERYIPWQEDEGGSILGEEQWRWFENELEDDTADFTVIVSSIQFLSNQHGFEKWANHPSEVKKMYSVLKGAKANNILILSGDRHHAEVSVTEVAGLDDLLVDFTSSGLTHTWPGTPMDNNPYRVGEGTKQLNFGVLYFDFVNEKVSYQIRGENNVLYEEFVQQY
- a CDS encoding DHH family phosphoesterase, which codes for MNTEITEQVKKLLASPQKIVVVGHKNPDGDAIGSCLGLSFFLNRLGHKADVIMPNDFPEFLKWLPGCDDIIIHDKDTDKSIETINNANLIFTLDFNALNRAGNMEQFLEDCDAKFVMIDHHQEPDDYAIITYSDVSMSSTCEMVYHFIDAMDELGALCLEVSTHLYTGIMTDTGSFRFPSTTAKTHRVIAHLIEVGANNSQIHENIYDVNSPDRMKLLGVALNNLNIMPEYNTAYITLSQKELDKHNFKKGDTEGFVNYALSIKGVKFAIIFIENKQDNIIKMSLRSKGDFSVNTLAREHYNGGGHTNAAGGRSTLSLSKTISEFISILPKYKNDLTDAS
- a CDS encoding aminoacyl-histidine dipeptidase is translated as MNEEIRNLEPKELWNKFADLNAVPRPSKKEERVIAFMKDFGKKLNLETIEDEVGNVIIRKPATEGMEDRKPIVMQSHLDMVHQKNNDTEFDFDTQGIDMYVDDDWVRAKGTTLGADNGLGVATIMAILESNTIAHPELEALFTIDEETGMTGAKGLKGGILQGDILLNLDTEEDDEIGVGCAGGVDITATKTYSEEKAPSNTEMLTITVKGLRGGHSGMDIIKGLGNANKLMNRVLYATRDFIHIASVAGGSLRNAIPRESVAVVAVASDKMDAFTSELETATNKIKEEYKNLEPELTITTEKTSEASKKVMDSTSQKEFIQAIYAAHNGVYRMSPEIEDLVETSNNIAKITVENGTIEVLCLTRSSVESSRDDLANTLQAVFEMAGFTVDFSGEYPGWAPNMESSIVKLLDSLYEEMNGERAEVAACHAGLECGILGQNYPEMEMISFGPTIRGAHSPDERASISSAQKYWKFVLEALKRIPKK
- a CDS encoding DUF721 domain-containing protein, encoding MARRNKEESTLGDVIKDFIEANRLQNGLDKVSVKEAWHNVMGNAISKYTTAIKLEREVLYVQLSSSVLREELSYGKEKIIKLVNEELGKDLIKKIILR
- the recF gene encoding DNA replication/repair protein RecF (All proteins in this family for which functions are known are DNA-binding proteins that assist the filamentation of RecA onto DNA for the initiation of recombination or recombinational repair.), which gives rise to MVLDTLSLLNYKNFDAITFQMDPKINCFTGHNGVGKTNILDAIYHLSFGKSYFNPITSQNIKHDADFFVVEGNYEKSDRQEKIIVSAKQGQKKMIKRNGKAYEKFSEHIGFLPLVIISPADRDLIIEGSSTRRKFMDGVISQGDSQYLNTLLKYNKTLVQRNSLLKYFAANNTFNQDTLSIYNEQLHEFGTLIYGKRAAFLEEFTPIFLNRYKSISSGNETVGLEYKSQLKENDLLTLLKENITKDKITQYTNFGIHKDDLVFEIDGHPIKKFGSQGQQKSYLIALKLAQFDFIKAQSNVNPILLLDDIFDKLDEQRVEHIIQLVDDENFGQLFISDTHADRTEAVIKKVHQTYKMFEL
- the gldI gene encoding gliding motility-associated peptidyl-prolyl isomerase GldI; translated protein: MLRNIASLFILFIFAFSCKSPEARRPVHQSSGTFIHESAQRNKALYDEEKEYIQKIVDTDTTKDYIASDSGFWYYYNTKDSIVENKPKLGDDVTFTYNIKDLSGKTILTEEEVGLQRYKVDQTNQDLISGIRDGIKLMQEGETVTFLFPSYKAFGYYGIESKLGTNIPVKSTVTLKTIKQNQEN
- a CDS encoding peptidylprolyl isomerase, coding for MKKFTLLFLLISLTFVACKSKYPDLKDGVYAEFVTNKGTFVAELHNEQAPLTVANFVSLAEGTNGMVDSIYKGKKFYNGLTFHRVIKDFMIQGGDPEGTGQGNPGYRFPDEIVDSLKHDKKGILSMANSGPATNGSQFFITLKPTPWLDGRHTVFGEIVKGQEVVDSIGMVETIKPGDKPKDSIFMKEVNIINKGNTKVSQFTEKMEKIEKEKKEKEERIAKVAKEKALGFDKLRGEAEELPSGIKIYYNTKGDGEKPKEGSKVLMNYAGYFDDGRLFDSNILEISEQFETVDEARKAAQQYKPVETQYSTEAKLIPGFREGLMQLSVGDKATVFIPSHLGYGQRGYPPLIPGNADLIFELELVEVVE